A single genomic interval of Novosphingobium ginsenosidimutans harbors:
- a CDS encoding SDR family NAD(P)-dependent oxidoreductase translates to MGILDKFRLDGQVAVVTGAGKGIGRAIALGLAEAGADVAVASRTQADLDAVAAEIRALRRRALPLVTDATDAAALERLAAETVRQLGKLTIWVNNAGGIPDGTPRYLTRTSEDSFDAQIALNLKGVWLGATIAARAMSADGGAIINISSRSAYGPQVKNGPYGAAKAAVNSLTTTLAVEVAPKIRVNAVAPGPIPTENFDDCMGTDTEEKRAKLLEMIGIPLGRYGEPEDIAAAVVYLASPASSWVTGQCLYVTGGR, encoded by the coding sequence ATGGGCATTCTCGACAAGTTTCGGCTCGATGGCCAGGTTGCGGTGGTGACCGGGGCCGGCAAGGGGATCGGGCGGGCGATCGCGCTGGGCCTGGCCGAGGCGGGGGCGGATGTGGCGGTGGCCTCGCGCACCCAGGCCGATCTCGATGCCGTGGCGGCGGAAATCCGGGCGCTGCGGCGGCGGGCGTTGCCGCTGGTGACCGATGCGACCGATGCCGCCGCGCTCGAGCGGCTGGCGGCGGAAACCGTGCGCCAGCTCGGCAAGCTGACGATCTGGGTCAACAATGCCGGCGGCATCCCCGATGGCACGCCGCGCTATCTGACGCGCACTTCGGAGGACAGTTTCGACGCGCAGATCGCGCTAAACCTCAAGGGCGTCTGGCTGGGCGCGACCATCGCCGCGCGGGCGATGAGCGCCGATGGCGGGGCGATCATCAACATCTCCTCGCGCTCGGCCTATGGCCCGCAGGTGAAGAACGGGCCCTATGGCGCGGCCAAGGCAGCGGTGAACAGCCTGACGACCACGCTGGCGGTGGAAGTGGCGCCGAAGATCCGCGTCAATGCCGTCGCGCCGGGACCAATCCCGACCGAGAACTTCGACGATTGCATGGGCACCGACACCGAGGAAAAGCGCGCCAAGCTGCTGGAGATGATCGGCATCCCGCTGGGCCGCTATGGCGAGCCAGAGGATATCGCCGCAGCCGTGGTCTACCTCGCCTCGCCCGCCTCAAGCTGGGTGACGGGGCAGTGCCTTTATGTCACCGGCGGCCGCTGA
- the aroB gene encoding 3-dehydroquinate synthase — protein MAVIPVDIAGRPYEVQVGSGLLPRLAELAGPRLRKRRVPIVTDAHVHKACGAAVEASLAAAGHEAAWRILPPGEATKSWEQLAATVDWLLAEEVERGDHIIALGGGVIGDLTGFAAAILKRGCNFIQVPTTLLAQVDSSVGGKTAINTPAGKNLVGAFHQPALVLADLDALGTLPQRELLAGYAEVVKYGLLGDAPFFDWCVINGAAMLAGDAALREYAVAHSVAAKAAIVKADERETLGLRALLNLGHTFGHALEAQTGFSNRLLHGEGVALGMVLAARFSARRGLIAAADAERIAAHFTDVGMASEIATLGLNCDGQALVAHMLHDKKMDAGTLPFVLLRQIGEAFLAKDVDLGEVATFLDAELSGRR, from the coding sequence ATGGCTGTAATCCCGGTCGACATCGCTGGGCGCCCTTACGAGGTCCAGGTAGGCAGCGGATTGCTGCCACGGCTGGCCGAACTCGCGGGACCGCGCCTGCGCAAGCGGCGCGTGCCGATCGTGACCGATGCCCATGTCCACAAGGCCTGCGGGGCCGCGGTCGAAGCCTCGCTGGCGGCTGCCGGACACGAAGCGGCCTGGCGCATTCTACCACCGGGCGAGGCGACCAAGAGCTGGGAGCAGCTTGCCGCCACGGTTGACTGGCTGCTGGCCGAGGAAGTGGAGCGCGGCGATCACATTATCGCGCTCGGCGGCGGGGTGATTGGCGATCTGACCGGGTTCGCCGCCGCGATCCTGAAGCGTGGCTGTAACTTCATCCAGGTTCCCACCACACTGCTCGCCCAGGTTGATTCCAGCGTCGGCGGCAAGACCGCGATCAACACGCCGGCTGGCAAGAACCTGGTCGGTGCGTTCCATCAGCCCGCCCTTGTGCTCGCCGATCTCGATGCGCTGGGCACCCTGCCGCAGCGCGAGCTGCTGGCCGGCTATGCCGAGGTGGTGAAATACGGCCTGCTCGGCGATGCGCCGTTCTTCGATTGGTGCGTGATCAATGGCGCGGCGATGCTGGCCGGAGACGCAGCGTTGCGCGAATATGCCGTCGCCCATTCGGTCGCGGCCAAGGCGGCCATCGTCAAGGCCGACGAGCGCGAGACGCTGGGCCTGCGCGCCCTGCTCAACCTCGGCCACACCTTCGGCCATGCCCTGGAAGCGCAGACCGGCTTTTCCAACCGCCTGCTCCACGGCGAAGGCGTCGCGCTTGGCATGGTCCTCGCCGCGCGCTTCTCGGCCCGGCGCGGGTTGATTGCGGCGGCGGATGCAGAGCGGATCGCCGCCCATTTCACCGATGTCGGCATGGCGAGCGAGATCGCCACGCTCGGCCTCAACTGCGATGGTCAGGCCCTGGTCGCGCACATGCTGCACGACAAGAAGATGGACGCCGGCACCCTGCCTTTCGTCCTCCTCCGTCAGATCGGCGAAGCCTTCCTGGCGAAGGACGTGGACCTTGGCGAAGTGGCGACGTTCCTTGACGCGGAACTCAGCGGCCGCCGGTGA